One genomic segment of Sander lucioperca isolate FBNREF2018 chromosome 10, SLUC_FBN_1.2, whole genome shotgun sequence includes these proteins:
- the LOC116049375 gene encoding steroid 21-hydroxylase isoform X3 produces the protein MATGISVITVGAVFLVVLLLVVLICISGQRDKSVQKDRKGIVESGLLQYLYQFLPCSSSPSLPGPPSFFLIGNMMELTHDHLPIHLTDLAQRYGNIYRLKCGKTTMVVLNSSEFIREALVKKWSDFAGRPVSYTGDIVSGGGHTISLGDYNDEWRAHRRLVHSALQRCCQKSLHDVIERQALHLREVLMDYQGSAVDLSEDFTVAASNVITTLAFGKEYDKSSLELQQLHSCLNKIVALWGSSWISALDSFPLLRKLPNPVFARLLKEVAKRDEIIRKHLNNYKSQDKKHEDAITGSLLQGLDKHQNTEHGVLLTDIHVHMATVDLLIGGTETTAAWLNWTLAFLLHRPEVQTKVYEELCTVLEGRYPKYSDRHRLPVLCSLINEVLRLRPVAPLAVPHRAIRDSSIAGYSIPKNTVIIPNLFGAHHDPAVWTDPYSFKPERFLEGGGGSTRALIPFGGGARLCLGESVAKMELFLFTAYLLRDFQFISPPESEASLPDLRGVASVVLKVKSYTVIACPRPESNP, from the exons ATGGCAACAGGAATATCAGTGATCACTGTGGGAGCTGTGTTCCTAGttgtgctgctgctggtggtacTGATTTGCATTTCTGGTCAGAGAGACAAATCTGTGCAGAAGGACCGCAAGGGAA TAGTTGAATCTGGACTGCTGCAGTATCTCTATCAGTTCCTTCcctgctcctcctctccttccctcccagGTCCTCCCAGCTTCTTCCTCATAGGCAATATGATGGAGCTGACACACGATCATCTGCCAATTCACCTGACCGATCTGGCACAGCGGTACGGAAACATCTACCGCCTGAAATGTGGAAAAACAA cCATGGTGGTACTTAATAGTAGTGAATTCATCAGAGAAGCACTGGTGAAAAAATGGTCAGACTTTGCTGGGAGACCAGTTTCATACACAG GTGATATTGTGTCTGGGGGAGGGCACACCATCTCTCTGGGGGACTATAATGACGAGTGGAGGGCACATCGTCGTCTCGTCCACAGTGCTTTGCAGCGTTGCTGCCAGAAATCATTGCATGATGTGATTGAGAGACAGGCACTGCATCTGAGAGAG GTTTTGATGGACTATCAAGGCAGTGCTGTAGATCTTTCGGAGGATTTCACAGTGGCAGCCAGTAATGTCATTACCACTTTGGCTTTTGGAAAAGAA TATGATAAGAGTTCTTtggagctgcagcagctgcaCAGCTGTCTGAATAAGATCGTTGCTCTGTGGGGCTCCTCCTGGATTTCTGCTCTGGACTCCTTCCCACTGCTCAGA AAATTACCCAATCCTGTGTTTGCCCGTCTCCTGAAAGAGGTGGCCAAGAGAGAtgaaataataagaaaacatcTCAACAATTACAAG TCACAAGACAAAAAACATGAGGATGCCATCACAGGATCTCTCCTCCAGGGCCTTGACAAACATCAGAACACAGAACATGGAGTG CTCCTGACAGATATTCATGTTCACATGGCCACTGTGGACCTTCTCATCGGGGGAACTGAGACCACTGCAGCCTGGCTGAACTGGACTCTGGCCTTCCTCTTGCACAGACCAGAG GTGCAGACCAAAGTGTATGAGGAGCTGTGTACAGTACTAGAGGGACGATACCCCAAGTACAGTGACAGACATAGACTTCCTGTCCTGTGCTCTCTGATCAATGAGGTGCTCAGACTCAGACCAGTTGCCCCGTTGGCAGTGCCACACAGGGCCATCAGAGACAGCAG TATTGCAGGTTACTCCATTCCTAAGAACACAGTCATCATTCCTAATCTTTTTGGAGCTCACCATGATCCTGCAGTTTGGACTGACCCGTACAGCTTCAAACCAG aGCGCTTTCTGGAAGGAGGAGGGGGCTCCACCCGTGCCCTGATCCCCTTTGGAGGGGGGGCTCGGCTCTGCCTGGGGGAGTCTGTCGCCAAAATGGAGCTCTTTCTGTTCACTGCCTACTTGCTGAGAGATTTCCAGTTCATCTCTCCTCCTGAGagcgaggcctctctgcccgaCCTGAGAGGAGTTGCTAGTGTTGTACTTAAGGTCAAGTCCTACACAGTTATAGCATGTCCAAGACCTGAGTCAAATCCCTGA
- the LOC116049375 gene encoding steroid 21-hydroxylase isoform X1 codes for MATGISVITVGAVFLVVLLLVVLICISGQRDKSVQKDRKGSKSTVVESGLLQYLYQFLPCSSSPSLPGPPSFFLIGNMMELTHDHLPIHLTDLAQRYGNIYRLKCGKTTMVVLNSSEFIREALVKKWSDFAGRPVSYTGDIVSGGGHTISLGDYNDEWRAHRRLVHSALQRCCQKSLHDVIERQALHLREVLMDYQGSAVDLSEDFTVAASNVITTLAFGKEYDKSSLELQQLHSCLNKIVALWGSSWISALDSFPLLRKLPNPVFARLLKEVAKRDEIIRKHLNNYKSQDKKHEDAITGSLLQGLDKHQNTEHGVLLTDIHVHMATVDLLIGGTETTAAWLNWTLAFLLHRPEVQTKVYEELCTVLEGRYPKYSDRHRLPVLCSLINEVLRLRPVAPLAVPHRAIRDSSIAGYSIPKNTVIIPNLFGAHHDPAVWTDPYSFKPERFLEGGGGSTRALIPFGGGARLCLGESVAKMELFLFTAYLLRDFQFISPPESEASLPDLRGVASVVLKVKSYTVIACPRPESNP; via the exons ATGGCAACAGGAATATCAGTGATCACTGTGGGAGCTGTGTTCCTAGttgtgctgctgctggtggtacTGATTTGCATTTCTGGTCAGAGAGACAAATCTGTGCAGAAGGACCGCAAGGGAAGTAAGTCTACAG TAGTTGAATCTGGACTGCTGCAGTATCTCTATCAGTTCCTTCcctgctcctcctctccttccctcccagGTCCTCCCAGCTTCTTCCTCATAGGCAATATGATGGAGCTGACACACGATCATCTGCCAATTCACCTGACCGATCTGGCACAGCGGTACGGAAACATCTACCGCCTGAAATGTGGAAAAACAA cCATGGTGGTACTTAATAGTAGTGAATTCATCAGAGAAGCACTGGTGAAAAAATGGTCAGACTTTGCTGGGAGACCAGTTTCATACACAG GTGATATTGTGTCTGGGGGAGGGCACACCATCTCTCTGGGGGACTATAATGACGAGTGGAGGGCACATCGTCGTCTCGTCCACAGTGCTTTGCAGCGTTGCTGCCAGAAATCATTGCATGATGTGATTGAGAGACAGGCACTGCATCTGAGAGAG GTTTTGATGGACTATCAAGGCAGTGCTGTAGATCTTTCGGAGGATTTCACAGTGGCAGCCAGTAATGTCATTACCACTTTGGCTTTTGGAAAAGAA TATGATAAGAGTTCTTtggagctgcagcagctgcaCAGCTGTCTGAATAAGATCGTTGCTCTGTGGGGCTCCTCCTGGATTTCTGCTCTGGACTCCTTCCCACTGCTCAGA AAATTACCCAATCCTGTGTTTGCCCGTCTCCTGAAAGAGGTGGCCAAGAGAGAtgaaataataagaaaacatcTCAACAATTACAAG TCACAAGACAAAAAACATGAGGATGCCATCACAGGATCTCTCCTCCAGGGCCTTGACAAACATCAGAACACAGAACATGGAGTG CTCCTGACAGATATTCATGTTCACATGGCCACTGTGGACCTTCTCATCGGGGGAACTGAGACCACTGCAGCCTGGCTGAACTGGACTCTGGCCTTCCTCTTGCACAGACCAGAG GTGCAGACCAAAGTGTATGAGGAGCTGTGTACAGTACTAGAGGGACGATACCCCAAGTACAGTGACAGACATAGACTTCCTGTCCTGTGCTCTCTGATCAATGAGGTGCTCAGACTCAGACCAGTTGCCCCGTTGGCAGTGCCACACAGGGCCATCAGAGACAGCAG TATTGCAGGTTACTCCATTCCTAAGAACACAGTCATCATTCCTAATCTTTTTGGAGCTCACCATGATCCTGCAGTTTGGACTGACCCGTACAGCTTCAAACCAG aGCGCTTTCTGGAAGGAGGAGGGGGCTCCACCCGTGCCCTGATCCCCTTTGGAGGGGGGGCTCGGCTCTGCCTGGGGGAGTCTGTCGCCAAAATGGAGCTCTTTCTGTTCACTGCCTACTTGCTGAGAGATTTCCAGTTCATCTCTCCTCCTGAGagcgaggcctctctgcccgaCCTGAGAGGAGTTGCTAGTGTTGTACTTAAGGTCAAGTCCTACACAGTTATAGCATGTCCAAGACCTGAGTCAAATCCCTGA
- the LOC116049375 gene encoding steroid 21-hydroxylase isoform X2 translates to MATGISVITVGAVFLVVLLLVVLICISGQRDKSVQKDRKGSKSTVESGLLQYLYQFLPCSSSPSLPGPPSFFLIGNMMELTHDHLPIHLTDLAQRYGNIYRLKCGKTTMVVLNSSEFIREALVKKWSDFAGRPVSYTGDIVSGGGHTISLGDYNDEWRAHRRLVHSALQRCCQKSLHDVIERQALHLREVLMDYQGSAVDLSEDFTVAASNVITTLAFGKEYDKSSLELQQLHSCLNKIVALWGSSWISALDSFPLLRKLPNPVFARLLKEVAKRDEIIRKHLNNYKSQDKKHEDAITGSLLQGLDKHQNTEHGVLLTDIHVHMATVDLLIGGTETTAAWLNWTLAFLLHRPEVQTKVYEELCTVLEGRYPKYSDRHRLPVLCSLINEVLRLRPVAPLAVPHRAIRDSSIAGYSIPKNTVIIPNLFGAHHDPAVWTDPYSFKPERFLEGGGGSTRALIPFGGGARLCLGESVAKMELFLFTAYLLRDFQFISPPESEASLPDLRGVASVVLKVKSYTVIACPRPESNP, encoded by the exons ATGGCAACAGGAATATCAGTGATCACTGTGGGAGCTGTGTTCCTAGttgtgctgctgctggtggtacTGATTTGCATTTCTGGTCAGAGAGACAAATCTGTGCAGAAGGACCGCAAGGGAAGTAAGTCTACAG TTGAATCTGGACTGCTGCAGTATCTCTATCAGTTCCTTCcctgctcctcctctccttccctcccagGTCCTCCCAGCTTCTTCCTCATAGGCAATATGATGGAGCTGACACACGATCATCTGCCAATTCACCTGACCGATCTGGCACAGCGGTACGGAAACATCTACCGCCTGAAATGTGGAAAAACAA cCATGGTGGTACTTAATAGTAGTGAATTCATCAGAGAAGCACTGGTGAAAAAATGGTCAGACTTTGCTGGGAGACCAGTTTCATACACAG GTGATATTGTGTCTGGGGGAGGGCACACCATCTCTCTGGGGGACTATAATGACGAGTGGAGGGCACATCGTCGTCTCGTCCACAGTGCTTTGCAGCGTTGCTGCCAGAAATCATTGCATGATGTGATTGAGAGACAGGCACTGCATCTGAGAGAG GTTTTGATGGACTATCAAGGCAGTGCTGTAGATCTTTCGGAGGATTTCACAGTGGCAGCCAGTAATGTCATTACCACTTTGGCTTTTGGAAAAGAA TATGATAAGAGTTCTTtggagctgcagcagctgcaCAGCTGTCTGAATAAGATCGTTGCTCTGTGGGGCTCCTCCTGGATTTCTGCTCTGGACTCCTTCCCACTGCTCAGA AAATTACCCAATCCTGTGTTTGCCCGTCTCCTGAAAGAGGTGGCCAAGAGAGAtgaaataataagaaaacatcTCAACAATTACAAG TCACAAGACAAAAAACATGAGGATGCCATCACAGGATCTCTCCTCCAGGGCCTTGACAAACATCAGAACACAGAACATGGAGTG CTCCTGACAGATATTCATGTTCACATGGCCACTGTGGACCTTCTCATCGGGGGAACTGAGACCACTGCAGCCTGGCTGAACTGGACTCTGGCCTTCCTCTTGCACAGACCAGAG GTGCAGACCAAAGTGTATGAGGAGCTGTGTACAGTACTAGAGGGACGATACCCCAAGTACAGTGACAGACATAGACTTCCTGTCCTGTGCTCTCTGATCAATGAGGTGCTCAGACTCAGACCAGTTGCCCCGTTGGCAGTGCCACACAGGGCCATCAGAGACAGCAG TATTGCAGGTTACTCCATTCCTAAGAACACAGTCATCATTCCTAATCTTTTTGGAGCTCACCATGATCCTGCAGTTTGGACTGACCCGTACAGCTTCAAACCAG aGCGCTTTCTGGAAGGAGGAGGGGGCTCCACCCGTGCCCTGATCCCCTTTGGAGGGGGGGCTCGGCTCTGCCTGGGGGAGTCTGTCGCCAAAATGGAGCTCTTTCTGTTCACTGCCTACTTGCTGAGAGATTTCCAGTTCATCTCTCCTCCTGAGagcgaggcctctctgcccgaCCTGAGAGGAGTTGCTAGTGTTGTACTTAAGGTCAAGTCCTACACAGTTATAGCATGTCCAAGACCTGAGTCAAATCCCTGA
- the LOC116049375 gene encoding steroid 21-hydroxylase isoform X4: MATGISVITVGAVFLVVLLLVVLICISGQRDKSVQKDRKGIESGLLQYLYQFLPCSSSPSLPGPPSFFLIGNMMELTHDHLPIHLTDLAQRYGNIYRLKCGKTTMVVLNSSEFIREALVKKWSDFAGRPVSYTGDIVSGGGHTISLGDYNDEWRAHRRLVHSALQRCCQKSLHDVIERQALHLREVLMDYQGSAVDLSEDFTVAASNVITTLAFGKEYDKSSLELQQLHSCLNKIVALWGSSWISALDSFPLLRKLPNPVFARLLKEVAKRDEIIRKHLNNYKSQDKKHEDAITGSLLQGLDKHQNTEHGVLLTDIHVHMATVDLLIGGTETTAAWLNWTLAFLLHRPEVQTKVYEELCTVLEGRYPKYSDRHRLPVLCSLINEVLRLRPVAPLAVPHRAIRDSSIAGYSIPKNTVIIPNLFGAHHDPAVWTDPYSFKPERFLEGGGGSTRALIPFGGGARLCLGESVAKMELFLFTAYLLRDFQFISPPESEASLPDLRGVASVVLKVKSYTVIACPRPESNP, translated from the exons ATGGCAACAGGAATATCAGTGATCACTGTGGGAGCTGTGTTCCTAGttgtgctgctgctggtggtacTGATTTGCATTTCTGGTCAGAGAGACAAATCTGTGCAGAAGGACCGCAAGGGAA TTGAATCTGGACTGCTGCAGTATCTCTATCAGTTCCTTCcctgctcctcctctccttccctcccagGTCCTCCCAGCTTCTTCCTCATAGGCAATATGATGGAGCTGACACACGATCATCTGCCAATTCACCTGACCGATCTGGCACAGCGGTACGGAAACATCTACCGCCTGAAATGTGGAAAAACAA cCATGGTGGTACTTAATAGTAGTGAATTCATCAGAGAAGCACTGGTGAAAAAATGGTCAGACTTTGCTGGGAGACCAGTTTCATACACAG GTGATATTGTGTCTGGGGGAGGGCACACCATCTCTCTGGGGGACTATAATGACGAGTGGAGGGCACATCGTCGTCTCGTCCACAGTGCTTTGCAGCGTTGCTGCCAGAAATCATTGCATGATGTGATTGAGAGACAGGCACTGCATCTGAGAGAG GTTTTGATGGACTATCAAGGCAGTGCTGTAGATCTTTCGGAGGATTTCACAGTGGCAGCCAGTAATGTCATTACCACTTTGGCTTTTGGAAAAGAA TATGATAAGAGTTCTTtggagctgcagcagctgcaCAGCTGTCTGAATAAGATCGTTGCTCTGTGGGGCTCCTCCTGGATTTCTGCTCTGGACTCCTTCCCACTGCTCAGA AAATTACCCAATCCTGTGTTTGCCCGTCTCCTGAAAGAGGTGGCCAAGAGAGAtgaaataataagaaaacatcTCAACAATTACAAG TCACAAGACAAAAAACATGAGGATGCCATCACAGGATCTCTCCTCCAGGGCCTTGACAAACATCAGAACACAGAACATGGAGTG CTCCTGACAGATATTCATGTTCACATGGCCACTGTGGACCTTCTCATCGGGGGAACTGAGACCACTGCAGCCTGGCTGAACTGGACTCTGGCCTTCCTCTTGCACAGACCAGAG GTGCAGACCAAAGTGTATGAGGAGCTGTGTACAGTACTAGAGGGACGATACCCCAAGTACAGTGACAGACATAGACTTCCTGTCCTGTGCTCTCTGATCAATGAGGTGCTCAGACTCAGACCAGTTGCCCCGTTGGCAGTGCCACACAGGGCCATCAGAGACAGCAG TATTGCAGGTTACTCCATTCCTAAGAACACAGTCATCATTCCTAATCTTTTTGGAGCTCACCATGATCCTGCAGTTTGGACTGACCCGTACAGCTTCAAACCAG aGCGCTTTCTGGAAGGAGGAGGGGGCTCCACCCGTGCCCTGATCCCCTTTGGAGGGGGGGCTCGGCTCTGCCTGGGGGAGTCTGTCGCCAAAATGGAGCTCTTTCTGTTCACTGCCTACTTGCTGAGAGATTTCCAGTTCATCTCTCCTCCTGAGagcgaggcctctctgcccgaCCTGAGAGGAGTTGCTAGTGTTGTACTTAAGGTCAAGTCCTACACAGTTATAGCATGTCCAAGACCTGAGTCAAATCCCTGA
- the LOC116049375 gene encoding steroid 21-hydroxylase isoform X5, which produces MVVLNSSEFIREALVKKWSDFAGRPVSYTGDIVSGGGHTISLGDYNDEWRAHRRLVHSALQRCCQKSLHDVIERQALHLREVLMDYQGSAVDLSEDFTVAASNVITTLAFGKEYDKSSLELQQLHSCLNKIVALWGSSWISALDSFPLLRKLPNPVFARLLKEVAKRDEIIRKHLNNYKSQDKKHEDAITGSLLQGLDKHQNTEHGVLLTDIHVHMATVDLLIGGTETTAAWLNWTLAFLLHRPEVQTKVYEELCTVLEGRYPKYSDRHRLPVLCSLINEVLRLRPVAPLAVPHRAIRDSSIAGYSIPKNTVIIPNLFGAHHDPAVWTDPYSFKPERFLEGGGGSTRALIPFGGGARLCLGESVAKMELFLFTAYLLRDFQFISPPESEASLPDLRGVASVVLKVKSYTVIACPRPESNP; this is translated from the exons ATGGTGGTACTTAATAGTAGTGAATTCATCAGAGAAGCACTGGTGAAAAAATGGTCAGACTTTGCTGGGAGACCAGTTTCATACACAG GTGATATTGTGTCTGGGGGAGGGCACACCATCTCTCTGGGGGACTATAATGACGAGTGGAGGGCACATCGTCGTCTCGTCCACAGTGCTTTGCAGCGTTGCTGCCAGAAATCATTGCATGATGTGATTGAGAGACAGGCACTGCATCTGAGAGAG GTTTTGATGGACTATCAAGGCAGTGCTGTAGATCTTTCGGAGGATTTCACAGTGGCAGCCAGTAATGTCATTACCACTTTGGCTTTTGGAAAAGAA TATGATAAGAGTTCTTtggagctgcagcagctgcaCAGCTGTCTGAATAAGATCGTTGCTCTGTGGGGCTCCTCCTGGATTTCTGCTCTGGACTCCTTCCCACTGCTCAGA AAATTACCCAATCCTGTGTTTGCCCGTCTCCTGAAAGAGGTGGCCAAGAGAGAtgaaataataagaaaacatcTCAACAATTACAAG TCACAAGACAAAAAACATGAGGATGCCATCACAGGATCTCTCCTCCAGGGCCTTGACAAACATCAGAACACAGAACATGGAGTG CTCCTGACAGATATTCATGTTCACATGGCCACTGTGGACCTTCTCATCGGGGGAACTGAGACCACTGCAGCCTGGCTGAACTGGACTCTGGCCTTCCTCTTGCACAGACCAGAG GTGCAGACCAAAGTGTATGAGGAGCTGTGTACAGTACTAGAGGGACGATACCCCAAGTACAGTGACAGACATAGACTTCCTGTCCTGTGCTCTCTGATCAATGAGGTGCTCAGACTCAGACCAGTTGCCCCGTTGGCAGTGCCACACAGGGCCATCAGAGACAGCAG TATTGCAGGTTACTCCATTCCTAAGAACACAGTCATCATTCCTAATCTTTTTGGAGCTCACCATGATCCTGCAGTTTGGACTGACCCGTACAGCTTCAAACCAG aGCGCTTTCTGGAAGGAGGAGGGGGCTCCACCCGTGCCCTGATCCCCTTTGGAGGGGGGGCTCGGCTCTGCCTGGGGGAGTCTGTCGCCAAAATGGAGCTCTTTCTGTTCACTGCCTACTTGCTGAGAGATTTCCAGTTCATCTCTCCTCCTGAGagcgaggcctctctgcccgaCCTGAGAGGAGTTGCTAGTGTTGTACTTAAGGTCAAGTCCTACACAGTTATAGCATGTCCAAGACCTGAGTCAAATCCCTGA